The Urbifossiella limnaea genome has a window encoding:
- the nadC gene encoding carboxylating nicotinate-nucleotide diphosphorylase, with protein MSAFNPAETAACRALVALALAEDLGDAGDRTSASLIPAEQPGRAAFVARTAGVAAGLPAAALVCAAVDPALAFTPVLADGTRLARGDVLATVAGPLRSVLAAERTALNFLQRLSGVASLTRRYVDAVAGTHAAVLDTRKTAPGWRLLEKYAVRAGGGTNHRVGLYDGVLIKDNHLAGLGGDVRRAVELARAANAGLPIEVEVDTMEQLEHALAAKADIVLLDNMPPGVMRTAVARRDAVSPGTRLEASGGITLDTIAAAAATGVDRISVGALTHSAPALDIALDYQS; from the coding sequence ATGTCTGCGTTCAACCCGGCCGAAACCGCCGCCTGCCGCGCGCTCGTGGCCCTCGCCCTCGCCGAGGACCTGGGCGACGCCGGCGACCGGACCAGCGCCTCCCTTATCCCCGCGGAGCAGCCCGGACGCGCCGCATTCGTCGCCCGGACCGCCGGCGTGGCCGCCGGCCTCCCCGCCGCGGCGCTGGTCTGCGCCGCCGTCGATCCCGCACTCGCCTTCACGCCCGTGCTCGCCGACGGCACCCGGCTCGCCCGCGGCGACGTGCTCGCCACCGTCGCCGGGCCGTTGCGCTCCGTCCTCGCCGCGGAGCGCACCGCGCTCAATTTCCTGCAACGGCTGTCGGGCGTCGCGTCGCTGACGCGGCGGTATGTCGACGCGGTTGCCGGCACGCACGCCGCGGTTCTCGACACCCGAAAGACGGCGCCGGGCTGGCGATTGCTGGAGAAGTACGCCGTGCGGGCGGGCGGCGGCACGAACCACCGCGTCGGGCTGTACGACGGCGTGCTCATCAAGGACAACCACCTCGCCGGCCTCGGCGGCGACGTGCGCCGCGCCGTCGAACTGGCCCGCGCCGCCAACGCCGGCCTGCCGATCGAGGTGGAAGTGGACACCATGGAACAGCTCGAACACGCCCTCGCCGCGAAGGCCGACATCGTGTTGCTCGACAACATGCCGCCCGGCGTGATGCGCACCGCGGTCGCCCGCCGCGACGCGGTTTCGCCCGGTACGAGGCTCGAAGCGTCCGGGGGAATCACGCTCGACACCATCGCCGCGGCGGCCGCGACGGGCGTGGACCGCATCAGCGTCGGCGCCCTCACGCACTCCGCCCCCGCCCTCGACATCGCCCTCGACTACCAATCGTGA
- a CDS encoding response regulator — protein sequence MSGATVGVCDVADAGARVTGGRRKVLVADDNTDAAESLATLLELLGNEVRTAADGMEAVDVAEEFRPDVAVLDIGMPRLDGNGVARRIRAAAWGERVALIALTGWGQAEDRRRTAEAGFDLHLTKPVDPTTLDAMLTEVCRRK from the coding sequence ATGTCCGGCGCGACCGTGGGAGTGTGCGACGTGGCGGACGCCGGCGCGCGTGTTACGGGTGGCAGACGGAAGGTACTGGTCGCGGACGACAACACCGACGCGGCGGAAAGCCTGGCGACGCTCCTGGAGTTGCTGGGAAACGAGGTCCGTACCGCGGCCGACGGGATGGAGGCGGTCGACGTGGCGGAAGAGTTCCGGCCGGACGTGGCGGTGCTGGACATCGGCATGCCCCGGCTCGACGGCAACGGAGTCGCCCGCCGCATCCGGGCGGCGGCGTGGGGGGAGCGGGTGGCGCTCATCGCGCTGACGGGGTGGGGCCAGGCCGAGGACCGCCGCCGCACCGCCGAGGCCGGCTTCGACCTGCACCTCACCAAGCCCGTGGACCCAACCACGCTCGACGCGATGCTCACGGAAGTGTGCCGGCGGAAGTGA